GaggaaagtaaaatgcagaataagagcacatttaaaaaaatattaagtcTTAACGAGCCGGTGCGTGTAGTTACCATCGTACTGGCCgagggtcacgtgatcagcgctgagggaaaaagtagggagctgAGTGTCCGAATCGCCAACAGATTCAGGGCACTATGTAGTGCACTACGTAGTCAACACTATGTAGTGCACTATGTAGTGATTGAGGGGTTAGGGCATAGGGTgcacattcggacacagcccgTGTTTCATGTTGTGCTTCTCTACTTCtccttcttctgtgatgttttacggcagcttgcgTCCCATTGCTTgcattaccgccatctgctggtcattatgattggcgcttttttttcttgcagggtGTCATTTGTTATAAGGATTGacagaaagaatctgaagttcatgtatttaaattttttctaacaagccttagatattcatatttatgaatgagttatatgatacattctaaatttaaatatctaaacataattaaagatatGCTTACAATGGAGTTTTTACATCCGTGACAAATATCGTTTTTCACTTCTGctactgtggttttatgttgtgttgttttaatatgtatatgtatgttgatgtagcactttgcccaagacaaatttcccattgggacaataaagttatctatctatctatctatctatctatctatctatctatctatctatctatctatctatctatctatctatctatccatctatctatctatctatctatgctacagtacaacaaaactgtcaaatttcatcaagactaaaattaagactaaaactaatttccacagactaaattttaactaaaacaaaactaaactaaaaaactaaaatgtgactttaactaaatcaagtctttggtgagtgactAAGACtataaaattaaatgaaaaattcatgtcaaaatgaaCACTGGTCCATTGAGCATGACATCCTTGATGATTTGGATTCCAAGGACATAATCAAAGCATTCTCTGCAAAGAAGACCAGACGGAAGCACTTCTAAAAGGACAGTGCTCTGCTTGTTGCTAGcctctgcaggttttcagttGTTGTGGACGGCTGCTAATTGTTTGAATTagaatgactgaatgtttagACATCGATCTGTTGTCACTATCCATGGTGCTGAGTGTATATGCagatgtatgtgtgggtgtgatgTATGTAGGCCAGGAAAAACTTATTTTTTCTGATAGTGttgattttcaaacttttacccgtcttggttttaaataatCAACATAAGttcttatttattgttgttatacaAAGTGCCTTTTGTGTTCATGTAAGTTAATTAATAGAAGTATGCTGGTGTTTTCTGGCTAAAGAAGGAAAACTAACACTTGTATGCCGTGAAAGAAACTAATGCATTTTGTGATGTAGATTGGGACGATGGAGTTGGGCCTACAAAACCTCTCAGCCCCAGGGCCTACTACTAGGTTAAGGCGGCCCTGCTTGTTAGTTCTGATGGAAAAGTGACCAGATGAGAcgttttattcagtgttttctacCGTGCCACGATGACAGATATTTTTCTCCTCTACTTGTCAGtgataaaaaaatgaagtgcataaataaacattatTATCTGAATAGCAGGTGAGGTGAACAGTTTACAGCCACACTGACGAAGGAGTGATTGGTTTATTTTAGATAGACATTGCAGTTTGATAACATTCGAGAACCTTTTATGAACCTGGATAATGCATGTTTGtttaaataatatatttaatCAGCATTATCTTGATTATTTCTTAAAGGACTAAGTATTTTTCAGAAATTTGACGATAGGTCAAAAACGATGAGTTGGAATGGACGTCAGACTCAAAGACAGATGGAACCGTTGTGGTCCGGTTCTGGAtcacatcctggttctcctgctcctcGGCTCTTGAGCCAGACTCGGGGTTCTGCCTCAGTGGAAGAGAGGCTCTCAGACCGATCATGCTTCACGACTTCCTCCACTTCACTGGAGAGCTTCTCGTTCCTATGTGGCATCCTGAAGCTGACGTCTTCCTGCTCCTTCAGTTTACCCAGTTTACACCTGGCCTGCCACTGGATGGCAGTCGGAGGCCAGGTGGAGACCCTCCCCATGACCTTACCACCCTGAACTGCTCCACCTGGACCCTTGCTGGGCTGcaatgaattaataaaaaacTGAGAACCCATTTTTCATGCGTTGGTGAAGAATATTTGATGAAGTTTGGGTCTTAAATAAATCCATTACATTCcaataagataaaataaaactgatcaAAGGTGTTTAAATTACTACAatcaaatgttttaatatttctatgcttctaaatatatatatatataactggatttaattaaaaaaaatgttgggcTCTTTTACAACGCAATACAAGTAGAAGTTactctcattaaaaaaaaaaaagaacctgttGCACTAGTTATATTTGCAGGCTGCGTACTTTTAAGTCTAGAATTGCAACATGATCATGCGATTTTTCTTTGGAACTTTAGAACAAACCAAACATGACGAGCCCTTTTTATCATCTCATGACTTGATTTCTTCAAGCCGTCATGTCCACTTACgttcagagaaacaggaagtgactcacTCTTGTAGTTGCAGTGGATCCTCGTGGCCTGGATCTCCTGAGAGGGAATTTACTCCTCCACAAACATCTCCCATTTGATGGGTGAAAGCTTGATGGGTATCCTCTCATAAATGGCAGGTGGACAGTCTGTGGATACAGTAATCTAGTATTCTGATTACATGGGTTTAACTACTCTACATCATGAGAACCACTTCAAGAAGGAACCTTAAAGAACCGTTCTGTCGTTACCAGGATACATCCGGAGCCGTGGAGGTTCTCCGTGACCCTCCTGGCGGCGGCTCCGCCGTCGAGGGCCGGAACGTTCTCCGGGGTCTGGATCACGAGGCTCCTGGCGAAGCTGCTCCAGCAGGTcaggtgacctttgaccttcactGTTCCCTCCTCTGACGGGGGGTCGGCCTGGAACAGAACCAGCGTGTAGAACCCAAACCTCCACTCATACTGTCAGTCCTCCGTTCAGCTCTGAGAAGCTCCGGTCTGCatctctttcagtgtttcccaCATTTCTCTGTTATACTGAACACATGTgcctgtcttaaatgtataattaaattatatttaatttatatctgttatttaatcaTATCAGTcctacatttacatttaaattattttaaatttttctgTGTATGGTCAGggcttttcacatttttcacatttctattctgtttctatttcttttctctgtgctgctggaactcTGCAGTTTCCCACTGTgaaacaaataaaggactttaaTTTCAATAACACTTCCACTGAACCACATCTGCTTCTCAGACTTCtttattcacacacatttccaccACACTTGAAcattctctttctttttgcatttcttttcctctgttctttctgtttcttgATATTCGGAGTGACTGCCTGAAGTCACGCGTCTATATGTTCCTTTTTGGGGCAGTCGTGGTGAAGGTTTTAAGGAAAAGCGAGGAGCCTCACAAACTATAGGTTTGACCACAGACAGTATAAGTTCCCTGCCGTTGCAGCTCTCTCCTCTGACGTGCTGTCCATCCTAGCCTTACATGTACAGGAGCCTCGACTccgctctttttctttgtccttttatttCACCTCATTTCATAGGTTATAAGTCTCTACTGCTATGTTATCTGTTTCTATTATAGATCTGTGGCCAGAAGAGTGCATCCCCTTCCACCACTCAATCAAACCAGCTTTGTGTGGTGTATTTCTATGTACTGAATAAAGTCGTGTATGTGTGTAAAAATATAATGTAAAAGTTagttattttggaaaaacagGGTTGTGGTGGGTGCACTACAAAATCCCCTGACTGACAGTGATGTGATTCTGTGATGTCATGTTCATCATTCTTACCCATTTTTCTACCGATGACTCTTGCTGTTGACAGTGGACGTCTGATGACGTTTTCctgtagctgtgcagcaggaaaagGGTTTTGCAACCACACTGTGGCCCTACTACATCAGACAGCGCATTATTCACACTATGGCCTGTGgtccgtccctccatctctggcctGCACAAGCAATCTACAGCAATGGCATATAGAGCGAGAACTCAGGTGGGTGTTTAATAGGGTAGcttatttactctgttttcattaattgcttgtgtttatgttgtcttttttgtttgtgtcatgaaattaataataataaaaaacacaacaacacacacagactgtgtatTACTACAATTCTCtgcaaaaatgaacatatttcacCGTTGATTTCAGGGAATTCATCCAGAACCTCTGAGTGATGTGGTGGTGTGAAAGCCAACAACAGCTGGTGAGAGTGGCCTTCAGTCCACACTGTACCAGGCATATGCAGGtaataatattcaacatttcacttttgcgacagctaaatgctaatgcctTTGTTTAATGATGGCCAAATGTAATATAACcacattttcccaaaatagaAGCACAAATAAGTAGAGGCtttatgtgtctttttttttttttttttttttgtaccgtTTCCTGACTCTGACTTGATGGCGGCTGGACCCAAGCTGCGTGAGGAACAACCCCAACCCCTCATTGCTCTTGTGTTGGATGGCTTGTCTGAAGTAGAGCAGGTTCCATCTAAATGTGGTCCTGTCCCACATGGATGCTCCATATCATACCTTTGCCCACCTGAAACGTCCAGTGACCTTATCCAGCACCACTTGGCTCCTGAATTcccagttcttcctcttccttggtCTCAGCATTCCCTCTCTAACTTATACTTCTGTTGTCTGTTGTAAATATTTGCTACGCTGCTGTAACatgattattttgatattttatcacattgattattattttactgttttgcaTAGTGACCTAACATTGTACATACTTGTAATTGCATATACATGGTGATTAATTACACAgctcatttgatatttcattcgTTAAATGAATTGTTCAGAAAATAGCCTTAGCCTGTACTGTACTTTATATGAATGGGTTGCTTGTTGATAAAATATCTTAAGCCTCAGTTGAATTAATTAAAAGTgtgcttgttgcagtgtgtatgatttcactttttcatatATGGTTGCATGGCTAAATTCAAATCCTATGCCCACAAAGGAACAGTAACAAAATAATCTGTTACATGTTaataaatcaaactttatttatacatcaattcTCATAGAAAACAGTGGAGCCGATGGTGCAGTGTGTTCCCAGAAGAccttaaacacacactcagatagACATTTTGTGCAGAACCTGATCTGAGCATCAGACACACAGTACTGACTGAAGACGGTTGCACTGACTGCTCTTTTGAATTACCCCTTGggaacaaataaagtttttttgaaTGTTGAATTTTTGAATTTATTATGGTTAGTGATCAGTTACCACCAAATAAATACAGTGCTGTCCAATAATTTTCACGAAAATAACTTTAGGAGCTTGAATATTTGCATAACCTCTGTTGCAAAGAAATCATAGAGCTGTTACTTATGGAATAGGTTTGCATTAAGGTTTTTTGTTCCATTTCGAATTAAATGGGAATATATTTTGCATGTATAGGGTAAATATTCTCATTataatgcaaaaaacaaacaaacaaacaaacaaacaaacaaacaaacaaaaagaaatcatgGATGTTTGGAGTACATTAATTAGATAAATACTTTAGGGTGGGACTATTGGCTGGGACTTCTTATTTTCAGTTCTTGATGACTGCTGACTGAAGATAATAAtaaccatagatatataaaggcTGAGACATTGTTTCTAAATGTTAAGAGGGgtatttatgtaaaaaaaataaattaaaaaaatcatagtTTCATTTTTTATGCAGTGTGTATATTAGACCAAGAAACTGTCTCTGGTTTCAACTTCAACTCGGAGACAAACCTTTAGTCCTCAACAGTCTTGAGTTTCATGGAGCCTTCTCTCTGTTATTGGCTTCTGTCTGCATTGTGCTGTAATTTCCACCTccttccagcagggggcgcgcCACGATTCATCAAGCACTCCGTAAGCGTCGCctgttgtttgtctttgtcGATGCCTTCCGGCCTGCGAAGGGAAGTGTCCTCCATGGTGTCATTGTAGGCGCTCTGAGGTTGAACGTTCGGAATAAACCATGTCTGGATACACTCCGGACGAGAAGCTCCGCTTCGACCAGCTGGTGAAGCTGCGGCGGCAGTGGCTGAAGGACCAGGAGCTCAGTCCGCGGGAGCCCGTCCTGCCGGCCAAACCCCCGGGCGCCATCGCCAAGTTCTGGGCTGGTTTTCTGGAGCCGAAGAGCCTGTGGAGGCTATACGTGAGTCCATGCACCCAACACCCTGAAAACAAacccaacagacacacactcataatgTCACATTATTTACTTTGTCACCGCTTCGATCGATTACTCAACGGTAAATGGTAAAAACTGGCCACTATTAAAACATATCTGCtcgtttttgttttaaatttctTCTTATCAAGGGAACAAATGCATCGCATTGGTCGTTTGGATCATCTTTTAAACAGTGCAGTGTTGTTACCTGAATTTTTAATAATGCGAATCAGCATCAGATGGCCACAGTCTATCGattttccatattttatttttaaaaagatggCCTCATGTCCACACTCAGGGTGTCAATGCAATCACGAGGGTTTGCATAGTTTCACAAAGAACACAAACCGACCAGCTGGTTGAGAGGAAGGCACAACTCTACCCAATGGTCTCTTATAACACTCCATATTCAACTCTATTAAAGCAGCTTGACCCCTCTGGTAGTGGTGACTGTTTTAAGGAAGACTAAAACCAAAATAATCTATATGTATCATATCTTTTGTACGTCAAATGTATGATCCGGATCCATGGTCTAAAAAATAGGATGATCCTATATTATTGGACATACCACGAGGTATTCATAACATTAATTTATACAGTATTTGATTAAAATATGCCTTTTCAGAGTGTTGTACTCAGTCTTCTGTTAAAAACAAGTGAAGAAGACAATACAGGTAGTGTTTCTTGTTGGACACCAGTTGTGGTGGGAAAGTGAGAAACATGGCTTTGGTCATGTTTGGAAGAGAGATGATGGCTGTGTAGGTAAAGGATGCTGGACCTGCCAGTGATGGAGGGTGATTACAGGAGACAAGAGGTATTGGAAGAGAATGATCTAGTAGAAGTAGAAGTATTTAGAAGCCAGGATTGAATTTATTTACCATGACCACAAATTTGTAGTAAATTAAGAAAACTAGGATTAAAAAAAGGCTGGAATATTTATATAATGAATATTTAGATTATAGAGAAGAATATAGAACAGAATATTAATTGCTAAACATCATCAGCATATACATACTAAAATGTGAAAGGATGTGTGTGTCAATGTGATCCCCATGAGATCACAGTGGCAGTCTGGCCTGATTGAAACAGCAAGGATAAATACTGAATTGATGAAGCGCTTCTCATTATtggtatttcttttttccatacAGACCTACAAAGCGTACCGAGGTGGAGTTTTCACACTGACACGGCTGTTGATACCTGCGTGGCTTGTTCACTATTACGTGAAGTACCATATTGCTGTAAGTTATGGGATATTCTCACAATCAAGCGTTTTTATTGATTGCACTATTCATAAGCATGCAAAAGAGATCAAGTAAAACTATGAGAGGAACACTATACAGTAATGCAGTGATCAGATAGTGCAGGTTTCACTTTTGGGACTTTTAACTCTGTGTAGCGACGATAACACCTGTGTTGTTATCCTCTGCAGACTACACCATATGGGATTGTGGAGCTGAAACCCAAGCTGTTCCCTGTAAGTATGCTGTATTAATTTATTCCTCATAaactttgtttcttcttttatctTTGTACAAACAGCTGCATGTCATCTTTCTTTACGAGCCAGCATGTGATGGTCAGACAGtgagaaaagacacattttctaataggcctgcacaatatatcgtttgaacatcgccatcgcaatgtgcacatgtgcaatagtcacatcgcaggatgtgcaatatttttttattattattagtattattaacttttgttttgcttcgtaaaagcagcaaggtgctccatgctctgcacagctgcactctcttcctccctcctgctcggcactcaccgcccccctccctcctccacagcagagaggagaggggaggggccgcTCTCagctacactctgaacacaggcgacatgcaggaggaagcgacggAGGATTTAGTCCtcaaaagaaggtcaacatccaaaatttggatgtatttcgactgtaaaaaaagatgatacagaacaaaaaaacattctctaccgacagtgcctcgtcgtggttgcctcaacacgaggtaatacgtcaaacccgttggaccatttgaaacgccatcacaagctcctgtatttccaggacaattacagaagcctttgccggcataacaccgtatgataggaactccaaacagcatcaacaaatcatggatgcaataactttttacctagcaaacgacatggtgccattgaacaccgtcgatcgttaaagagggatttaaaaaaatgatccgcacgctcgacaagcggtatgaaacaccacgtatttctctcaagtggccatctccccaaatacagctattcaggtcatctggtgaaaattcttctatttttaatattgcaatatatattgcaatatattgcaagcccccaaaaaatcgcaatatcagttttttccaatatcgtgcagccctattTTCTAACTTCTTGTCATTGTTGTTGCTTCCAGGGAGATGTCATTCAGGAGACAGGCGAAGTTGTTCCAGATCTCCCGGAAATCCATGGCCACCATTGAAGTTGACATATTTCAGTAATTCCCTCGAGTTTCTGCTGTAAAAACTGTGTATATGccattaaaaaacattaaaaacgtCTGAGTCTGACTTCACGAATCATCGATACTTTGTATTAATTGCACGGTGTGCCACTTCCAAGAGGCTATTATAAACTTGACATGGAGTAACTCATTCTGAAACCAATATGATGCTTCTTACAGGTAATGAGTAGCTATAACATAAGTtaataagataaaaaaaaaaacttgtggaaAAAGATATCAAGACACAAGTTTGTTTTGGAAATTGGTGATAACTAATATTAGTCTTGTCCTCTATATTGAGATCCTTGTTCAGTCAATAAATATCATTGTGTGAGTGCTCGAAGTATTCACACAATCAGTTattactttgtgtttttttaattccttcagTTTTCAAGCAATTTAACGTTCACATATCAAAATGTGTGCCCTTTTGACTATTTTAAATTTAGCTTTATTAAGATATTAACATTTTCTACAAATGTTTCCCTATGTATTTAGGACATGAGAACAAGCTCTTAAATGTTTACAAACAAGGGGAGCTGTAAGAGGAAATTGTACTGATCCTGCATCGATATGATAATTTTACAGGTCACATTGACATCCCAGAATATTTCCATTTTAATCACGTGCTTcaactgtctttctttcttttttaactaaCAGTTGGATGGAGATAATGTAACTATTAAAGTCCCATTTATCTTAAAAATACCAGTCGCTCAAAGTGCAAATattctgcttttattgtgaaggtcATGGCAGAACGACgatgcttttattgtgaagaacGGAAGTTGCTTGTAATTAAACATcacagaaggaagaagaaacatTCAGGATGTagtaaaatgttttcttctgggACGGAATGAGTTGAGATGAACAAAATCCCACAAGACGTGACGGATTAACCGATTCCCGGCTGCATAtctgtgagaagaagactgaggtGAATGTTGCGGAACTTTTTGAAACGCCCTGTTCAGTTGTTGAGGCTCTCGTCTCTTTATCATCGTTAGCTGTTAGCGCCCTTAGCTGCTCTGCTAACTTTAGCTAACCAAGTTAATCTGCctctattttttgtttgtgaagaTTAAAGTACATTTAGACCTATATTACAAATTATGTAGAGGCTAATACAATTACACAGAACCTCACTACGATTAATTTGGTCCTGTTTTATCGGCATTTCGGTAGAGGATACATAACTGTTGCCTGCTAAGCTAACTAAACGACAGTGGTATTTTGAGGCGAGGCCACACGCAAAATTCATAACGATTTGACCAACAATTACTTAATTTTctagtgtttttattttaaagtttagACTGTCAGGAGAAGGTACGGCTATGAAGGGTGATATGTAACAGAGTGGTAGTTTGTGGTGGGTTGAAATTGTTCATACATTTCATCAAATTTGAATGACATCGCAataaaataacagtaaaaataaactgTACAAACAGCCTGAAATACTCGGATGGTCcaagaaaatatttt
The nucleotide sequence above comes from Salarias fasciatus chromosome 6, fSalaFa1.1, whole genome shotgun sequence. Encoded proteins:
- the ndufb6 gene encoding NADH dehydrogenase [ubiquinone] 1 beta subcomplex subunit 6 produces the protein MSGYTPDEKLRFDQLVKLRRQWLKDQELSPREPVLPAKPPGAIAKFWAGFLEPKSLWRLYTYKAYRGGVFTLTRLLIPAWLVHYYVKYHIATTPYGIVELKPKLFPGDVIQETGEVVPDLPEIHGHH